Genomic window (Enoplosus armatus isolate fEnoArm2 chromosome 22, fEnoArm2.hap1, whole genome shotgun sequence):
GAGATAGTGATCAGCCTGCTGGAGCTATCTGATTATGTGAAACAGAAACTGGGAGAGTTGCACAGAGCAGGTTTATCTTCAGAGtggcaaaaaggaaaagatgaaTTATCTCCCTTTTCCATCTGTTTATTCTCAAAATATCTGCATTGGTAAAATGCGCGCAACTGCCGCGGAATagtaaaacacaatacaatatgtacatatattaaATGCTGCCTGAAGAAAAATGTACCCATTTGAAATGCACAGTGTATGTTAAGTGTGAATTAGCTGTTCTATCGTATTGTTCCACTGCCTTCAATACAGAGTTTCCTTTTGGCAATAAAATCAGTTGCCCTATCCTCACATCTCTATTAGGTGTATAATTAGCTTCTTGGTAAGGTCTGCCCTCCTCCACACCAAGaatcaaacaaattattttaaaccACAAACTAATCTGGTTCTTCAGCTGTCAATATGTGTGATAGAAAGCCAATTCAACAGACGCCACCGTTTGGCTGCTGCGTTAATGTTAGTGTTCATTTCCCGATCTGATCACACAAAACATGCAACTAGCAGAGAGCCGACTCTCACCTCAGACTCGTGTGTTTTCATTCACCTCAAGCGTTAATAATCAAAATGCTGGGGTTGCGCAGCACCTTTGGTGCTAAATGTTGCGTCAGGCACGTCCTCAGTAAAGTAGAGGGATTCATGAAACATATCCAGGTCTTTTCGGACACTCTCAGATCATTAGAACAGGCAACAACAAATGCTGATGAATGGGTTTCATGAGCTTGATCTGCAAGTGAGAGTgacaaaatgtatgttgtttATATGATAAGCTCACATTAATACTGCAACTAAGTAAAATGATTGATCCAAATCGTTTCTATAAACTGGTATCACGCGTGTAAAACAGACCGTATACATCACCAGTCACTGTTTGATCACGCCATCGAAACGATTACATCCTCTTTGTAAGTCACAGTCGGCTCAGTCGTGTGGGTTACTGGTTTCAGCGCTCGCTCAGCATACAAACACTGCGCGTACACCAGGGACAATGAAGCTGGCTGTTATCACGTCACTGTGGCTCAAGATTATGGCTACGTGATAAGCCTGTAATTACTGCGGTGACACTGATGCATGAcatactgctgtgtgtgtgtgtatgtgtgtgcaggcgggcttgtgtgagagaggagaggctagCGGGCTGTAGAAGGTGTCATAAACCACAGGACGTGAAGagccatctgtctctctctctctctcttccacacacacacacacacacacacacacacacacacacacacacacacacacacacggtggaAGCATGTACAGGCAGGGAGAGACATTAATCATCGGGTTGGAGGAGCTCCCAGGAGCAGCCTACAACCCGCTGATAGAAAACCTGACACACACCTACACCTACATTGAGAGAGTGTTCAACAGGGCATAAAATGAGCTGTTTCACAATGATCTTACAGTCATCACAGAACAGTGAGATGAGATTTGTTTATAGCAGCACACTCCAGTGCTTATTTTCAGTCCATCAGCCGTCCTGTGGGCTGTTTGCTCATCACACAATGTACTCGACAAATGTTAGCAAGCAGTCCAAACATCTGCAGGATTCTGTACTGCTGTCTTTTGGATGAAACACATTACCAGAGACACATATTTTCCAgctttgaaaatatttcaaaaacaaagacattgtCCAAAACTAAAGCTAAAGACTGCCCTGACTCCTAACTTTCAAAGCAAgacacttgtttttctttttttggaaaaaTACTGCACCTACATCAATGCAACTCATTTGTATGGACCCTCCTGTCCTAGCACAAACACTTCACCTCCTGTGGTATCCGCTGCAGTGGAGGTTTTGGATTTGTTGCAGCACCAGCGTTCAGTTTTATGTCTCGATGTTCTGTCCACCCAAAAACATGATGAGTGGCTTCTTCCTTTTAAGTGTGGAGATAAACCAGTTGGTAGGCATACTTCGGTAGAAAGTAGTTTAAGTGTTCACAAGATCTGTGAAGAATTGTGAGAATACTGTGTTGGTATGTTTGGAAAACGTGGAATTTTTTCAACATTGAAAGACCACAGAACCGATTGTGGCTGTCTTGTTAAAACCATgcatctccaaatttggtgattttgaatttctCAGATAAACTTAaggaagtgtttttttatggGTTGACAAAATTCACATGTCTTAGGCTTAATAGCCCCTTAAAAACCCATTGGATTATCTGAACAGTGCATCACCACAAAGTGGAAAACAGGCCGGTTTTTATAAACTCATTAAAAGTCGATGTTTTGGATATGCACATTTGAAGTTACTGAAAAGTCTTTGAATTCAATATCCCATTGTCTGTTGGCATTTCAGTCGACTAGACAACTCATAGTTGCTGTTTTTTGAAGTCGTCCTTTTATTAAGGTTATTATGATTTGCCTATGAACAGATTCTGGCTCGTATACACTACCACGCCGTCAATTGCTGAGTCTCTGTGAGCTGTGGTGTTGATGACCTGTTTGTCCTCTGTGGCAGAAACTTCTAGCCAAACCGTCCTCAGTCACAACTTGACCACTGACTGAAATCGTTGTGGACAAACATTTACTATCAGACTGGGACCAGATCAGGGAGGAGGTACTTTCTGCTAGTGTTGGTGCTGCgactgctttcttcttctttctctctgttttcgaGCAGAGgccagaggtggaggagtgaGAGGTCAGTGGGTGCATCAGAaggaggacgagagagagagatagcaaTAGAcgccgtgtgtgtttgtgtgtgacatatTTTCAAAGGGGTCATCCAGAGTTCCCCTGTCAGTGAAATGTGTGACGGATCAGTGGCAGCATTTGTACTCTCCTGTCTGCAGGACAGGACGACTTTTGTCTTTTAGCTCGCCGTAAAAAGCTAAATCTGTAAAATATTGTGAGTTGGACAGgtggaaagtgaaaatgattGTTTGGTGGAGTGTTTTGCACTTATGCTTTTGAGGGAATGATCTTATGGCGCTAATAAAAAACTTCAGCAGAAGTGAACAGGAAGAAAATTGCTACATTCTGTGAATTAAAAGctaagaaataaagacattgtGATTAATATCCACTGTTTTCTTTAACTGCCCCTTTGCAAGCAAATAGAATTTCAGTGTGGGATTAGCTGCTGTTGAATAGATGGCATGAGTGGAGCAAATATTGTTTGGAACAACAGCTCCAACACATGTCAGAAAGAATAGGCTGTTACATTAGGCACAGAAATTCCTGTTGGAAtcaatagacacacacacacacacactcagcttcCAGATGGAGGCCAGTAGCGAAGGCCTAAGTGCTAAGATAATAACCATCTGATTGGGTTAACAGAGGCAGCTCTGTTTAGGCCTGCCTCGCGGTAATATTAGgttgtctgtctcctctttcatctccagGTTATTGAACTGGCTCTATTAGTGAAAATCAACTCCATTGTAATACATGAAGAAGATAGGATGtacaaaacatgtttatagTTGGGAGAAAAGATCATAATTGGCCTCAGGTGACTTTTTTCTTGATCTCACATCAATCAAAACATACAGTGCCGCATTAATGAGACACCAGTAATTCATCTGttcattacatacagtaaatcttACACAGCCACATAAGCACATAATGACATACTGAACAGAAATCATCAATCAGAGATAAACCAAAGGAGGGTCTGAATGAGGCAGCCAGtcgtcttgtttttatttttttatctttcgGCCCTCGGGCAGGGTGGTTGATTCTGTTGTGATTGCCGTTTTTGTGTGCGAGCTTTAGTAAATTCAGAAAACCAGACATTTCTTCATTGCGGGGTAAAGGATGTCAAGGAGAGCAGCAAATTACTTGAGCTGGGAAACGGAGCACTTTGAGAGgcctctgcttttatttaaaaaaaaaggtgtcagCAGTTCTGCAGTGTCGTGCTGACAAGACAGACATATTAGAGGATCTCTACATCTCCTCCCTATCAGACAGTTATGTAGGCCAAGAGACCCATTTGCATTTCACTCTAGCCTTGCTAGCATCACTGCATGTTCTGTGAAGGCAATGATAActcggggaaaaaaaactgactctGGAAGAGGCTCTTTGAAGCTGGGCCCCAATTTAGGTCATCCCAGATCCGTTAAACAACAGCTTTGCCCTTAGAACAAGACAGCAGACCAGCAGCCCCAGCTTCCATAGTTCCTCTTagaaaagggaggaaggagcAACTAAATGAAGCTAAATAGGCCACCAAGGCTCTTTTTGGGAAAAATGTGGCGCATTGCACAGCAACACTTGGCCAGGTGCTCAAACTAATTTTGTGGATGGCTTTTTATCAAGTCCCGCACATTTGTACACTCTGTACTTGGACTGTGTTACACCCTCATAATTACATTAGGCAAGTGCAGAAGGACATTTTTCATGAGGCACCTGGAGGCCAATGTTTTGTAATTGCAATTCTTTTCGAAGGGTTCATACACGGGTTAAGAGACTTGAGTGAAGCTGTTGTAGtatgaaaacataaatgcaTTAGCCTAAATTCTAagatacatattttatattgtatGAACAGTAGTTTAAAGCTTACGTTTCACAAGGTAAGGTGATGGTGCTGTTTTGGCATGTGAGTGGCCATTGTTCATAGGCCCTGATCTGTTGTTCAAATCATAAAAAGCTGTTGAATTAtgaaatttgttttcagtgttgatttttttgaGCTCTAATTACAAATACGACTGCTCTACAGGgctcagaaaacacactgtgctcTTCTGCTGTTCTCATCATGCCCTCATGCTTCATCtgctcactgctgtgtgtgtgtgtgtgtgtgtgtgtttgcgtgtgtgtgtttgcgtgcatgtgtgcagccATGTGCATGTGGCTAAATGTGCCTTAGTGTATGCGTTGTCTTGTTGATCGCATTCGTTTATAAAAGCATGCATACGTTTTCATGTGCACCCAGTTTTGATTTGTGTACACCACTTTTGCCTTTTGATGCAGTATCCGCACGCTGTGATGTGCATTGGTGCATTCATACATATAACTGTGtctatgtgtgaatgtgtttgtgtgcgcgtgCAAAATCAGGCAATAGATGTGTAGGCTCCCTCAACAGATGGCCTTTTCAATACACTCGCCTCTCGGCTAAGGCTTTTGCCAGCAACAaaacacgcgcacgcacacacacacacacacacacacacacacacacatactcacacacacacacacacacacacatactcacacactcctgcacaGAAACACGATCACAGCCTTCATGCATGCAAACTGTTGCCAGACCAGTTGCATAATGTATCATTTTTGAGACAGCAGACACTCACGGAGGATGGAAATGTGACTGTGAGGAGGAACATTTAGTTAACCATGTTCCACAGAGTTATATTTGATATGATCACTGCCATCAGTGAACGCTGTTTCTCTGTCATCCATAACAAACAAGGGACTTTTAATGCCTGAAACAAGCCAAGGCAGCAAAcacatcactgtgtttttgtacataaTCTATAAGCAACATCTAAAAAAAACCATCATGGAAAATATAATTACACTCAGAAGCCACTAATTCATCTGACAGTGATCTTGGATGGGAAGCTGGTGAGGGATCATGCCAATGATGCTGCAATAGCAACGACAGGATTTACGGCTGTTTACACCGAGTCAGAGACAAAGACTGCAGTGCAGGAGAACTGGAGAGTCCACAtctgggaaggggggggggggtaaacatCTTGGgtgtgacctttttaaaatatgacacactGTAGTTGAGGTCAGAACTGACTCACTTTTCTCCTTTACATACAGCATCACACCCCTCTTAGCTTCATGGATTTCTCTGTGAGTTAGCGTCTGCTTTTATAAAACCACGCAAAACCATACTGAAACCGTATCGTATTTTGCACACTTAAAATCTCCCGTCACATCTTTGTTGTGTTCACTGAAATAGATCTCAGCTCGTCAATGTTTCTCCCTCTGAGCACTAAAACAAGCCTGTGCAGGTACACCACATATCTCACAGATGGCTGAATCCTGGGTTTCATTATGAACGTACTCAGTGTGTGTTGCCACTTGCCAGCGTTAAGAACACTTCACCAGCACCACCCTAACCAGCACTGGCAGTGATTATTGGCTCTTGATTATGGTGGTACGCTAGCATGAAGCCATGTGTTCACCGTGATTTTCCCTCTCATTAATCTGCCAcactctccctttctttctccttttatatgtctccccttcccctcccttcccttcctctccccgGATCAGGAAGCCTCGTCCCGTCTCCCAGCTCGTCTCGCAGCAGCAGGTAACGCAGCAGTTTGTGTTGCCCTCGCAGcccaaaaaggaaaagaaggagagagtagagagggagaagagcGACAGAGAGCCGGCGCTCAAGAAGAACAGTCACAAGAAGATGAGGTAAACAAGCTGACACGAGGTGGAGGGATCAACAGGAATCAGACATTACAGGGACGCATGAATAAACACTAGAAACCATAGATGGTGCCTTCGGTTGCCACCTGACGTTAGGTTGACGTGTTGTCATATTCCATAAAGCACTTCAAAAGACAGAAGTGAGGAGGGTGGGAAACACCAGAAATAAACTTCAAAGTAGTGCCTGGAAGATGCTCTTTGGAGTTTTCAGTGACATTGTCACAAAAAGATCAAGGTGCTTTTCACTCTCAGGTGAATCAAATGGAAAAATAGTATTTTGCACTTGTTTGACTCACGTTATTACAAAACCTCATGCAGGATTTTAAAGTTTCAGCtctccttttgttgttgtttttttcctcactttctcttcAACATTTCCACTCTCTCACCAGGCCCAGATTAAAAAACATCGACCGGAGCAGCGCCCAGCACCTGGAGGTGACGGTTGGGGACCTGACAGTCATCATAACGGACTTTAAGGAGAAGGCCAAGCCCTCGTCCACCTCGGCTACATCGTCCAGCACCGCGTCCGCGGCTGACCACCACAGCCAGAACGGCTCCAGctcagagaacacagagaaggGGCTCTCCCGCTCGTCCTCACCCCGTGGAGAGGGGAGCTCGGTCAACGGAGAGTCCCACTGAGTCACCCCCTCAAAAACCCTGCCCCGGCCCCCACCCACATCTCATCTGCAAGTCCCCGGGTCGCTGGTGGAGCCTCTACTTTAGAGCTGCACAATACTGACTGAAACACTTTCTTTCATTTGGATATGTCAAATTGAGGCCCATTTATCAGAGAACAAGTTgccaaaaaaatcagatttGGTGAGTTTTAATCAGTTTAAAGAGCCTCCACAGCACTGGCATTCTGCATTTAGAAAGCAATATGAAACAATTTTGCTCCATCTTCAAGTTTTTAGTGATCTACATTTCCACGTGGACATTTGGTGTATCGAAAGGATCCAGCATGCTGTCCAAAGCTCGCTACTAGAATATTTACTAAGACAGTTTTATTCTGACGAGGAACTTGAACTTCAGTTTGGACAAGCTTTATGGTCCTGTACGGTTTCCACCCTACggtttttattaaatttttttgTTAAAGGAAAGGTGCAGCCCCACCTTTGACATCATCTTCAGTGGCTGGCAGAGTGACCTATTCTTCCGCCTCTGTCTGGAATCTTTGCCCACCTGTTGTAAACCTGAACCATCTACTACACACCGAACCTTCAACCTTACAGTGAACCTTTGCTCCTGATCTTGATACTCCAAGCTTTTACTTCTGGACTGCCTTCTGCTGTAGAGTGACTTTTTTCACACAGCATAGCAGCAGTACTCCTACTGGCAccatttggtgtttttgtgtaaCGTTTGGAGCAGGTTTGTTTAGTTCAGGTAAAGCTTGTTATGGCCGTGTAAAGGCTCCGGGCAGGTTTTGATAAAAGTCCTCTTTTAAAAAGGGTGCAGGAAGGTATAGTATATGATTTTAAAGGATAATACcggtgtttttttgttttcagtttgagcCAATAATCGACTCTACCCCTGTTTTACATTATTCCCAGTTTGCCAAGTTGGATATACaatcagggttttgtttttctatctttGCGGCCATTCAATTTGTAGAGTATATGAACAACAACCACAAACCTGCATTAAGTGATATTTTTGATAGAAATATAGAAGCAATTCATTTGGGTAGCTGAACATGTAGAGAATAAGCAACTCTGACCCTTTCATACACCAACCACAGACCATCCATGTCCGGCAAACTAGTTCAGACAAGCCGTTGTTACACTACCTGGTCAGCAAGGTTGAAGTTAGCTACTAGCCAGTAAAGAAAGTCCTTACCAGCtactagctaactagctgtaAATAAAGTCTTTACCAGTCACTAGCTAACTGGCTACTAGTCAAGTACAGTCCAAACCATAGCTAGAAGGTAAATATTGGGCTAATATTGGTCAGTAGGCCAAAAACACTAATCCAAAAGGGATGCTTATGTTGGTATATTACTGCTAGATATGCAAGTAGGCAATACATTGCTAACATATTAGCCATACCAGCTAAAGTCTCTCAGGGCTTTGTTTCTTTGAGTTGAGTTTGCAGTCTTCCTGTACCCTCTTGCTATCAAAACAATcacttaatgcagctttaagaatcATCCGAGCTTTGTAATTAATTACAGTCGATGTGAAACTCTGTCATACTTTATCTGTCGCATTGTAAATGCAATCACTGACATCCTTCATCATAATGTTACACCATGGTTACTGTCAATCACATGACTCCCACAGAATGAGATTCATTTACACAAATACGgtaaaaacaaatcttcaaaaacatcatcatgtttctgcttttttttcatgctttttttttgtctcgaACAAGAGCTACTTTCAAGCCAGGTTTATGACAGTAAAGTTTGTTTCAgagatgcaaaaagaaaagtcGATTGCACAATGACTGAGGAACTGTCAATTAAATGTAGAAGGTAGTTAAGGGGCCGTAGTTGTGAACGACACCAGTATTCTCCTTTTAAATCTCTGCTGCACAAACAGGGCTGCAGCTGCTCAGTGTCACAGTGGAAAACCAGAGGGCGCTCATGCTGTTCTGCCCCCACGATGGACCCGGTCTGGATACAGCACGGTGCTTGTAAGACCAAACATGAGCTTCGACTTCTGGACATGCACATTTATCAGCTGTATAGGCGATGGCCTGCGGCATGATGGACTTCAGAAACTGTTTAAATTCCTCCATTTTGATGTAGCAAAGTGGGGGAGCTTTAGAATCTACTAAACTCCCAGCAGAACAACTATAGATCAACCTAACTACACAATAACTTATAAAACCTGTAGAATACTACACAGATAAAATGGATATTTCTAAAATATTGTACTACAATGTTTTGATGTGGTTGTATTATCCATCATACCAGTGTTATTGTCGAGATTTTTACTTTAACATTTTAGCACAGATCCTGAGAACTGTCATGGCATGATAATATTATGGTCTCGGTATATTGTGGGACAGGCTATGTCTCTTAGTTTGTTAGCATCGTTTAATGTGTCAGAGACGTATCCTCATAGGTTCACTGCACTAGCTGGGACTAGGTGTGTGGACTCGTGACAACTGTTTGGACAGACATTTGTTATTTGG
Coding sequences:
- the LOC139304951 gene encoding YY1-associated factor 2-like, which encodes MGDKRSPTRPKRQPKPSSDEGFWDCSVCTYKNTAEAFKCMMCDVRKGTSTRKPRPVSQLVSQQQVTQQFVLPSQPKKEKKERVEREKSDREPALKKNSHKKMRPRLKNIDRSSAQHLEVTVGDLTVIITDFKEKAKPSSTSATSSSTASAADHHSQNGSSSENTEKGLSRSSSPRGEGSSVNGESH